A DNA window from Stutzerimonas stutzeri contains the following coding sequences:
- a CDS encoding PhoX family protein: MITENKDILFGNGDELPSNHSTNPHIQDVISIGRRKVLAGGAAMGALAFLGASLPGLVQAAEPAARTLKDIPFKRRTRLPFTPVAVTRADTITVPAGYSATTFIPWGAPITGRYPAWLEDGSNSAEDQAQQVGMHHDGMHFFPMNAKHGGRQSDHGLLVLNHEYIDAPLLHRNGPTVVDGKRTNVDEVRKEINAHGVSVVEIRRGPRGEWSVLPTARNRRITGATPMRIEGPARGHALMRTRYSPSGTSTRGTLNNCANGYTPWGTYLTCEENWAGYFATADAEIPRELSRYGIRGSGRYGWETVAGDEFERFNATRMAAAPQADYRNEPNTFGWVVEIDPFDPNATPVKHTALGRFAHEGLVFAPVKPGRPVVCYSGDDSQNEYIYKYVSRDKYRPQRSDGRLLDDGVLYVARFNADGSGDWLALDYANPAFKRACEAAGVQFADQGEVLINTRLAADIVGATKMDRPEWGAVNPDTGEVYFTLTNNSGRQEADAPNPRAPNPFGHIIRWREESRDFSGTRFNWDLYLLAGPQENSRSPKGKPLDDSNILASPDGLWFDDEGRLWIQTDMSGSQLSAGPFGNNQMLVSDPKTGETKRFLVGPKGAEVTGITATPDFRTLFINIQHPGEGSTPTNYTSTWPDGPGRRPRSATVIITREDGKRLM, from the coding sequence GTGATTACTGAGAACAAAGACATTCTGTTCGGCAACGGGGACGAGTTGCCCAGTAACCATTCAACGAATCCGCATATCCAGGATGTAATCTCCATTGGTCGCCGCAAAGTGCTTGCTGGCGGCGCAGCAATGGGCGCCCTGGCATTTCTTGGCGCGTCGCTTCCGGGACTTGTACAAGCAGCCGAGCCGGCGGCCCGTACACTCAAGGATATTCCGTTCAAGCGCCGTACCCGCCTGCCCTTCACCCCGGTTGCGGTTACTCGCGCAGATACCATCACGGTTCCTGCCGGTTACTCCGCGACAACGTTCATCCCGTGGGGCGCTCCTATTACTGGTCGCTATCCAGCCTGGCTGGAAGATGGCAGCAATAGCGCTGAAGACCAGGCTCAGCAGGTGGGCATGCATCACGACGGGATGCACTTCTTCCCAATGAACGCGAAACACGGCGGGCGTCAGAGCGACCACGGCCTGCTGGTCCTTAATCACGAATACATCGACGCACCCCTGCTCCACCGCAACGGCCCAACGGTGGTGGACGGCAAGCGCACCAACGTCGACGAGGTTCGCAAAGAGATTAATGCGCATGGCGTGTCCGTGGTGGAAATCCGCCGCGGCCCACGAGGCGAATGGTCGGTACTGCCGACGGCTCGGAATCGTCGCATCACCGGCGCCACCCCGATGCGTATCGAGGGTCCCGCACGTGGTCATGCCCTGATGCGCACGCGCTATAGCCCGAGCGGTACATCGACCCGAGGTACCCTCAACAACTGCGCTAACGGCTATACGCCGTGGGGCACTTACCTCACATGCGAAGAGAACTGGGCCGGGTATTTCGCCACCGCCGATGCCGAAATACCACGCGAACTCAGCCGTTATGGCATACGCGGCAGCGGTCGCTACGGTTGGGAAACAGTCGCGGGCGATGAATTCGAGCGGTTCAACGCGACACGCATGGCTGCTGCTCCGCAAGCAGACTATCGCAACGAGCCAAACACCTTCGGCTGGGTCGTCGAGATCGATCCGTTCGATCCGAATGCGACTCCTGTAAAGCACACTGCCCTAGGTCGATTCGCCCACGAGGGTCTGGTATTCGCCCCGGTCAAGCCAGGTCGCCCTGTCGTCTGCTACTCAGGCGACGACTCGCAGAACGAGTACATCTACAAGTACGTCAGTCGTGACAAGTACCGGCCGCAGCGCAGCGATGGCCGCCTGCTGGATGACGGCGTTCTTTATGTGGCGCGTTTCAACGCCGACGGCAGTGGTGATTGGCTCGCTCTGGATTATGCAAACCCGGCATTCAAACGCGCCTGTGAGGCGGCCGGTGTCCAATTCGCAGATCAAGGCGAGGTCCTGATCAACACCCGACTGGCCGCAGACATAGTCGGCGCAACCAAAATGGATCGGCCAGAGTGGGGCGCGGTGAATCCGGATACCGGTGAGGTCTACTTCACTCTCACCAACAACAGTGGCCGTCAGGAGGCGGATGCCCCCAACCCGCGTGCACCTAACCCGTTTGGTCATATCATCCGTTGGCGAGAGGAGAGCCGTGATTTCTCCGGCACGCGATTCAACTGGGATCTCTATCTTCTTGCCGGACCACAGGAAAACAGCCGCAGCCCGAAAGGCAAACCGCTCGATGACAGCAACATTCTGGCCAGCCCTGACGGCTTGTGGTTCGATGATGAAGGGCGCCTATGGATTCAGACCGACATGAGCGGCAGCCAACTGAGCGCAGGGCCATTTGGTAACAACCAGATGCTGGTATCCGACCCCAAAACCGGCGAGACCAAGCGGTTTC